One genomic region from Mastacembelus armatus chromosome 21, fMasArm1.2, whole genome shotgun sequence encodes:
- the LOC113123112 gene encoding tubulin alpha chain isoform X2 — MRECISMHVGQAGAQMGNACWELYCLEHGIQPDGQMPSDKTIGGGDDSFNTFFSETGAGKHVPRAIFVDLEPTVIDEVRTGTYRQLFHPEQLITGKEDAANNYARGHYTIGKEIIDLVLDRTRKLADQCTGLQGFLIFHSFGGGTGSGFTSLLMERLSVDYGKKSKLEFAVYPAPQVSTAVVEPYNSILTTHTTLEHSDCAFMVDNEAIYDICRRNLDIERPTYTNLNRLIGQIVSSITASLRFDGALNVDLTEFQTNLVPYPRIHFPLATYAPVISAEKAYHEQLSVADITNACFEPANQMVKCDPRHGKYMACCLLYRGDVVPKDVNSAIAAIKTKRTIQFVDWCPTGFKVGINYQPPTVVPGGDLAKVQRAVCMLSNTTAIAEAWARLDHKFDLMYAKRAFVHWYVGEGMEEGEFSEAREDMAALEKDYEEVGTDSIGDEDEEGEEY; from the exons ATG CGTGAGTGTATTTCTATGCATGTTGGCCAAGCCGGAGCCCAGATGggcaatgcatgctgggaactGTATTGCCTGGAGCATGGGATCCAGCCAGATGGACAGATGCCTTCTGACAAGACTATTGGAGGAGGAGATGACTCCTTCAACACCTTCTTTAGTGAGACTGGGGCAGGAAAGCATGTTCCAAGAGCAATCTTTGTCGACCTGGAACCTACTGTCATTG ATGAAGTGCGTACAGGAACCTACCGTCAGCTGTTCCACCCTGAGCAACTGATTACAGGGAAGGAAGATGCTGCCAACAACTATGCCCGTGGACACTACACCATTGGTAAAGAGATCATTGATCTGGTTCTGGACAGAACTCGTAAATTG GCTGATCAGTGCACGGGCTTGCAGGGATTCCTAATTTTCCACTCCTTCGGTGGAGGCACTGGCTCAGGTTTCACTTCACTGCTGATGGAGAGACTCTCTGTCGATtatggaaaaaaatcaaaacttgAGTTTGCTGTATACCCAGCCCCCCAGGTTTCCACAGCAGTGGTGGAGCCTTACAATTCCATCCTGACCACCCACACCACCCTGGAGCACTCTGACTGTGCTTTCATGGTGGACAACGAGGCCATCTATGACATCTGCCGCAGGAACCTCGATATCGAGAGACCGACCTACACCAATCTGAACAGGCTCATTGGTCAGATTGTGTCATCAATCACAGCCTCGCTTCGCTTTGATGGAGCCCTGAATGTTGACCTGACAGAGTTCCAGACCAACTTGGTGCCCTACCCTCGTATCCACTTCCCTCTGGCCACCTACGCCCCTGTCATCTCTGCTGAGAAAGCCTACCATGAGCAGCTGTCAGTTGCTGACATCACCAACGCCTGCTTTgagccagccaatcagatggTGAAATGTGATCCTCGCCATGGTAAATACATGGCCTGCTGCCTGTTGTATCGTGGTGATGTGGTGCCCAAAGACGTCAACTCTGCCATAGCAGCCATCAAGACCAAACGCACCATCCAGTTTGTGGACTGGTGCCCCACAGGCTTCAAGGTGGGCATCAACTACCAGCCTCCAACTGTGGTTCCTGGAGGAGACCTGGCCAAGGTGCAGAGGGCCGTGTGTATGCTGAGCAACACCACAGCCATCGCTGAGGCCTGGGCCCGACTCGACCACAAGTTTGACCTCATGTATGCCAAGAGGGCCTTTGTCCACTGGTATGTTGGAGAGGGCATGGAGGAGGGAGAGTTCTCGGAGGCCAGAGAAGATATGGCTGCTCTGGAGAAGGATTATGAAGAGGTGGGCACTGACAGCATtggagatgaagatgaagagggaGAGGAGTACTGA
- the dnajb2 gene encoding dnaJ homolog subfamily B member 2 codes for MVDYYSILGVPKTASQDDIKKAYRKLALKWHPDKNPDNKEEAERKFKELAEAYEVLSDRSRRGEYDRYGNDRMRHTGSSSSDFSSDFPGFTFTFRSPDEVFREFFGGQDPFSSFFDDFSSFGGSSSRLGPSRFFSFPSAGVEFTSFSSSLGGLNGMDSIGGGMGNFKSVSTSTRIINGKRTTTKKIKENGQERIEIEEDGVLKSIIINGVEDEMALALELSRREGQSHPSPQKPQIQNRSPAESDRPHLSPYSAATQRSFSSAPFYNYGGIVRGSEDDEEDEDLQMALACSLSEMEAQQRAAATDFISDSDFEAFTS; via the exons ATGGTGGATTACTATAGCATCTTGGGGGTACCCAAAACAGCCTCTCAGGACGACATCAAGAAGGC GTACAGAAAACTGGCCTTGAAATGGCATCCTGACAAAAATCCAGACAacaaagaagaagcagagaggaaGTTCAAAGAACTTGCCGAGGCCTATGAAGTCCTGTCTGACA GGAGCAGACGCGGTGAATATGACAGATATGGAAATGACAGAATGCGACACACAG GTTCATCCAGCTCAGACTTCTCATCAGATTTCCCAGGATTTACCTTCACATTCCGCAGTCCAGATGAAGTATTCAGGGAGTTTTTTGGAGGTCAGGATCCCTTCTCTAGTTTCTTTG ATGACTTCTCATCGTTCGGAGGCTCGTCCTCCCGCCTGGGCCCCAGTCGGTTCTTCTCTTTCCCTTCAGCGGGAG TTGAGTttacctccttctcctcttccttgGGTGGTCTGAATGGGATGGACAGCATCGGTGGAGGGATGGGCAACTTCAAATCTGTTTCTACCTCCACTCGCATcataaatggaaaacgcaccaCCACCAAGAA GATAAAGGAGAATGGCCAGGAAAGAATAGAGATTGAGGAGGATGGGGTGTTAAAGAGCATCATAATTAATG GTGTGGAAGATGAAATGGCCCTTGCTCTGGAGCTGAGCCGGCGAGAAGGCCAGTCCCATCCCTCCCCTCAAAAGCCACAAATCCAAAACAGATCACCCGCTGAGTCCGACAGACCCCACCTCAGCCCGTATTCTGCCGCCACACAGCGGTCATTTAGCTCCGCCCCTTTCTACAACTATGGAGGGATCGTGAGAGGcagtgaggatgatgaagaagatgaagaccTGCAGATGGCTTTGGCTTGCAGCCTGTCAGAAATGGAagcacagcagagagcagctgctACCGACTTCATATCAG ACTCAGACTTCGAGGCCTTCACAAGCTAA
- the LOC113123112 gene encoding tubulin alpha chain isoform X1: MRECISIHVGQAGAQIGNACWELYCLEHGIQPDGQMPSEKTPGGGDDSFNTFFNETRAGKHVPRAIFVDLEPTVIDEVRTGTYRQLFHPEQLITGKEDAANNYARGHYTTGKEIIDLVLDRMRKLADQCMGLQGFLVFHSFGGGTGSGFTSLLMERLSVEYGRKSKLEFAIYPAPQVSTAVVEPYNSILTTHTTLEHSDCAFMVDNEAIYDICRRNLDIERPTYTNLNRLIGQIVSSITASLRFDGALNVDLTEFQTNLVPYPRIHFPLATYAPVISAEKAYHEQLSVADITNACFEPANQMVKCDPRHGKYMACCLLYRGDVVPKDVNSAIAAIKTKRTIQFVDWCPTGFKVGINYQPPTVVPGGDLAKVQRAVCMLSNTTAIAEAWARLDHKFDLMYAKRAFVHWYVGEGMEEGEFSEAREDMAALEKDYEEVGTDSIGDEDEEGEEY; encoded by the exons ATG CGTGAATGTATCTCCATTCATGTTGGCCAAGCTGGAGCTCAGATTGgcaatgcatgctgggagctGTATTGCCTGGAACATGGGATCCAGCCAGATGGACAGATGCCCAGTGAAAAGACCCCTGGAGGGGGAGATGACTCTTTCAATACCTTCTTCAACGAGACCAGGGCAGGAAAGCATGTTCCCAGAGCAATCTTTGTAGACCTGGAACCCACTGTCATTG ATGAAGTGCGTACAGGAACCTACCGTCAACTTTTCCACCCTGAGCAACTAATTACAGGAAAGGAAGATGCTGCCAACAACTATGCCCGTGGACACTACACCACTGGCAAAGAGATCATTGATCTGGTCCTAGACAGGATGCGTAAACTG GCTGATCAGTGCATGGGCTTGCAAGGATTCCTAGTCTTCCACTCCTTCGGTGGAGGCACTGGCTCAGGTTTCACTTCACTGCTGATGGAGAGACTCTCTGTTGAGTATGGAAGAAAATCAAAACTTGAGTTTGCCATCTACCCAGCCCCCCAGGTTTCCACAGCAGTGGTGGAGCCTTACAACTCCATCCTGACCACCCACACCACCCTGGAGCACTCTGACTGTGCTTTCATGGTGGACAATGAGGCCATCTATGACATCTGCCGCAGGAACCTCGATATCGAGAGACCGACCTACACCAATCTGAACAGGCTCATTGGTCAGATTGTGTCATCAATCACAGCCTCGCTTCGCTTTGATGGAGCCCTGAATGTTGACCTGACAGAGTTCCAGACCAACTTGGTGCCCTACCCTCGGATCCACTTCCCTCTGGCCACCTACGCCCCTGTTATCTCTGCTGAGAAAGCCTACCATGAGCAGCTATCAGTTGCTGACATCACCAACGCCTGCTTTgagccagccaatcagatggTGAAATGTGATCCTCGCCATGGTAAATACATGGCCTGCTGCCTGTTGTATCGTGGTGATGTGGTGCCCAAAGACGTCAACTCTGCCATAGCAGCCATCAAGACCAAACGCACCATCCAGTTTGTGGACTGGTGCCCCACAGGCTTCAAGGTGGGCATCAACTACCAGCCTCCAACTGTGGTTCCTGGAGGAGACCTGGCCAAGGTGCAGAGGGCCGTGTGTATGCTGAGCAACACCACAGCCATCGCTGAGGCCTGGGCCCGACTCGACCACAAGTTTGACCTCATGTATGCCAAGAGGGCCTTTGTCCACTGGTATGTTGGAGAGGGCATGGAGGAGGGAGAGTTCTCGGAGGCCAGAGAAGATATGGCTGCTCTGGAGAAGGATTATGAAGAG GTGGGCACTGACAGCATtggagatgaagatgaagagggaGAGGAGTACTGA